A DNA window from Novosphingobium sp. RL4 contains the following coding sequences:
- a CDS encoding anaerobic sulfatase maturase translates to MNNPTLDRNALIPGSTYRFHAMVKPGGAECNIDCAYCFYLHKTDLLDHRPRARMNSAALEQHVRQYIEAQTGEEVVFSWQGGEPTLMGLAFFEEVVALQHKYRKPGQRIENDLQTNGLLLDAKWISFLKANGFHVGLSIDGPKHLHDRFRVTKNGKPTFDLVMAAATMLREADIPFAALCVVNRENALHPRDVYRFLVDEIGTWRVQFTPAVEPRRFRSEAPALLAEPPVEGTARARPGAADSIVTDWSVDPDDYGRFLSAVWDEWFATDIGRVHVNLFETAVAQAAGMPAQMCTQAEFCGKALAVEHDGEVFSCDHFVYPEYRIGNINQTHLGNLAFSPRQEQFARNKSASLPGKCRSCEYLRLCYGECPKNRLLRTRSGETGLNYLCSGLYAFYDHIGPDLVRIVQSLGRI, encoded by the coding sequence ATGAACAATCCGACGCTTGATCGTAACGCCCTGATCCCCGGATCGACCTATCGCTTCCACGCCATGGTCAAGCCGGGGGGGGCGGAGTGCAACATCGACTGTGCCTATTGCTTCTACCTCCACAAGACCGACCTGCTAGACCACCGCCCGCGCGCCCGCATGAACAGCGCCGCGCTCGAGCAGCACGTCCGCCAGTATATCGAGGCGCAAACGGGCGAGGAGGTCGTCTTCTCGTGGCAGGGCGGCGAGCCCACGCTCATGGGACTCGCCTTCTTCGAAGAGGTAGTCGCGCTCCAGCACAAGTACCGCAAGCCCGGCCAGCGGATCGAAAACGACCTTCAGACGAACGGCCTGCTGCTCGATGCCAAGTGGATCAGCTTCCTCAAGGCCAACGGTTTCCACGTCGGGCTGTCGATCGACGGTCCGAAGCACCTTCATGACCGTTTCCGCGTCACCAAGAACGGCAAGCCGACGTTCGATCTCGTCATGGCGGCTGCCACGATGCTGCGCGAGGCCGACATTCCCTTCGCGGCCCTGTGCGTCGTCAATCGCGAGAACGCGCTGCACCCGCGCGATGTCTATCGCTTCCTCGTCGACGAGATTGGCACCTGGCGCGTGCAGTTCACTCCAGCCGTGGAACCGCGCCGCTTTCGCAGCGAAGCGCCCGCCCTGCTCGCGGAACCGCCTGTGGAAGGCACCGCGCGCGCCCGGCCGGGTGCTGCCGATTCGATCGTCACGGACTGGTCGGTCGATCCCGACGACTATGGCCGCTTCCTGAGCGCCGTATGGGACGAATGGTTCGCGACCGATATCGGCCGCGTCCACGTCAACCTGTTCGAAACCGCAGTGGCCCAGGCGGCGGGAATGCCGGCGCAAATGTGTACCCAGGCCGAGTTCTGCGGCAAGGCGCTGGCGGTGGAGCATGACGGCGAAGTGTTCTCGTGCGACCACTTCGTCTATCCCGAGTACCGCATCGGCAACATCAACCAGACCCACCTCGGCAACCTCGCCTTTTCGCCCCGGCAGGAACAGTTCGCCCGCAACAAGAGCGCCAGCCTGCCCGGCAAGTGCCGCAGCTGCGAATATCTGCGGCTATGCTACGGCGAATGCCCCAAGAACCGCCTTCTCCGCACACGCAGCGGCGAAACGGGGCTCAACTACCTCTGCTCGGGCCTTTACGCCTTCTACGACCACATAGGCCCCGACCTCGTGCGCATCGTGCAGTCCCTGGGACGGATCTAG